One window of Terriglobia bacterium genomic DNA carries:
- a CDS encoding M20 family metallopeptidase — MLSLLRKMVEIESPSDDKAAVDRMGAFLAEVFERLGGQVTFYPQEAAGNHLKAEFAGGVGKPVLLLGHFDTVWPMGTLAKMPFRMEAERVFGPGVYDMKAGIAMMIFALRALKESGAAHRPVTILLDTDEEVGSTTGRPIVEATAKSCEAVLVLEPSQGPQGHLKTSRKGVGDMTIRVRGRASHSGVDFEKGRSAIVELARQLLEIVKFTDLARGITVNPGVIQGGTRSNVIAAEAWAEVDLRIARAADAAELEKKFAALKPFDPDCAIELSGGINRPPMERTEGTGRLFGMAQEIAATMGWKLEESSTGGGSDGNFTSALGIPTLDGLGALGEGAHAPNESVVIQELPKRTALVATLVQSL, encoded by the coding sequence ATGCTTTCACTGCTGCGGAAGATGGTGGAGATTGAATCACCCAGCGACGACAAAGCCGCGGTGGACCGCATGGGCGCATTCCTGGCGGAAGTGTTTGAACGCCTGGGCGGACAGGTAACTTTCTATCCGCAGGAAGCGGCGGGCAATCACCTGAAAGCTGAATTTGCCGGCGGCGTGGGCAAGCCCGTACTTCTCCTGGGACACTTTGATACCGTCTGGCCGATGGGCACTCTGGCGAAGATGCCGTTCCGCATGGAAGCTGAACGCGTTTTTGGTCCCGGCGTGTATGACATGAAGGCCGGAATTGCCATGATGATTTTTGCCTTGCGCGCGCTCAAAGAATCCGGCGCGGCGCATCGACCCGTAACTATCCTGCTGGATACCGACGAAGAAGTTGGCAGCACCACGGGCCGCCCGATCGTGGAGGCCACAGCCAAAAGCTGTGAGGCTGTGCTGGTGCTGGAGCCTTCACAGGGTCCGCAGGGACATCTAAAAACTTCACGCAAAGGCGTGGGCGACATGACGATCCGCGTGCGCGGCCGGGCATCCCACTCTGGCGTGGATTTTGAGAAAGGCCGCAGCGCCATTGTTGAGTTGGCGCGCCAGCTTCTGGAGATCGTGAAATTTACCGATCTCGCGCGCGGAATCACGGTGAACCCCGGAGTGATCCAGGGGGGAACACGCAGCAACGTGATTGCCGCGGAAGCCTGGGCTGAGGTTGACTTGCGCATTGCCCGCGCCGCTGACGCCGCAGAGCTGGAAAAAAAATTTGCCGCGCTCAAGCCGTTCGATCCGGATTGCGCTATTGAGCTGAGTGGCGGAATCAATCGCCCACCCATGGAACGGACGGAAGGCACCGGGCGGCTTTTTGGCATGGCTCAAGAGATCGCCGCAACCATGGGATGGAAGCTGGAGGAGTCTTCTACCGGCGGCGGATCAGACGGAAACTTTACATCGGCACTGGGCATACCGACCCTGGACGGGCTGGGCGCGCTGGGCGAGGGGGCGCACGCTCCTAA